The following proteins are co-located in the Cutaneotrichosporon cavernicola HIS019 DNA, chromosome: 3 genome:
- a CDS encoding uncharacterized protein (LURP-one-related) has translation MGLMTMFHASGSKELVPVIPPVAVYDEFVAQVPTTLCLKEKAWSMSGDDFGITDANTRKTVLKCKGKYMTLHDRKKIESPNGKVLFNLSDKMLSIRKTTVGEDHRGREVLKVVKKWSPGSKLTATAVDKDDKEHTLVLNGDMYGVSANIELKNGIPLAHISRKLVTVTDIVADKQTYYVTIAPGVDVSLIAAVCIVFDEVMNEEKEK, from the exons ATGGGTCTCATGACAATGTTCCACGCCTCGGGTTCCAAGGAGCTCGTGCCGGTCATTCCCCCAGTCGCGGTTTACGACGAGTTCGTGGCCCAAGTTCCGACGACGCTTTGTCTTAAAGAGAAAGCTTGGAGCATGTCTGGG GACGACTTTGGCATCACCGACGCCAACACGCGCAAGACAGTTCTCAAGTGCAAGGGCAAGTACATGACCCTTCACGACCGGAAAA AAATCGAGTCGCCCAACGGAAAGGTGCTGTTCAACTTGTCGGACAAGATGCTATCTATCCGCAAGACGACCGTCGGTGAGGACCACCGTGGGCGTGAGGTCCTCAAGGTGGTCAAGAAGTGGTCGC CCGGGTCCAAGCTCACGGCGACGGCTgtggacaaggacgacaaggaaCACACGCTTGTGCTCAATGGCGACATGTATGGTGTTAGCGCCAACAtcgagctcaagaacgGTATACCGCTCGCCCATATTAgccgcaagctcgtcaCGGTTACCGATATAGTTGCGGACAAACAGACGTACTACGTCACGATTGCGCCGGGTGTCGACGTCTCGCTCATCGCTGCCGTGTGTATCGTCTttgacgaggtcatgaacgaggagaaggagaagtAG